The genomic region AGAATCCGGGAATGGCTCCGGCAGCGTGAGTAATATCAATATCGCTGTGATCGATACCGGCATCGACTTGAAGCATCCCGATTTGAATGTCGTCGGCGGAAAAAACTGCTCCACGGGCAGAAACTATGCCGACGGCAATGGCCATGGCACCCATGTGGCCGGGACGATCGGCGCCAAAGATAACGGTGTCGGCGTGGTGGGCGTGGTGCCGGGCGCTCGCCTGTGGTCGATACGCGTCCTGGATAACTCCGGCAACGGCGCCTGGAGCAGCATCATTTGCGGTATTAATTTTGTGAAGCAGAACGCCCGCATTATTAAAGTGGCCAATATGAGTCTCGGCGGAGACGGCACCGATACCGGATGTGACGACGGCGGCCTGCATCAGGCCATCTGCAATGCGGTCAATGCGGGGGTAACCTTTGTCGTGGCTGCTGGAAATGACGGAGGCGATGCGGCCAATCACGTGCCCGCCGCTTTCGACGAGGTCATTACCGTTTCCGCTTTGGCCGATTTCGATGGTCTTGACGGCGGATCGGCAGCGGCCACCTGCCGGACCGACGAAGACGATACGTTTGCCGACTTCAGCAATTACGGTGCCGATGTGGACGTGATTGCTCCGGGAGTCTGCATCTATTCCACCTGGAAGGGCAGCAGTTATGCCACGATGAGCGGTACGTCGATGGCGACGCCTCACGTTACCGGCGCGGCGGCCTTGTACATAGCCAACAATCCGGGCAAATCACCCGCCGAGGTCAAGGCGGCTTTGCAAGGAGCGGGCAACCTGGACTGGTTTTATGATACGGATCCCGACGCATTCCCGGAGACTTTATTGGACGTCGATTCGTTTTGATCGATTACGCATATTTGCCTTTGCTGGGCCAGCAGTTCGCTTTTAAAAGCAGCTCAGTCCAGGAAAGGCATCCGCTTCAATCAATCCCGAGTCATTGAGTCGGGCCCGCCTTGTCTTTTCTTCCGGATTTATCCCCCAGGGCTTCCAGAGCCATCTGCGGAAGCTCCCTCCATTCCTCCCTGGGCCAATGCTTGATGTAACGCCGGAATTGGCGCTGCGTCGACAAGAGCGGAAACGCATCGGCTCCGACCAGGGCGCGCATCTCTGCACAATGCCTCGGAATCTCTTCCCTGGCTTGTTTGTAACCGAATCCCGATCCTCCGTAAGCGACGCCGAGCAAGGCCAATTCGGCGAGGGTGGCCAGTGCCCAGGCCCTGCTTTCGCCGGTGGACTGACGCAACTGCCAGTGCGTGATTTGCCGCGCTGCGGCCCACCAGAGGCCATATTTTTTCGATAATTCTTTAAAGTCCCCCGCATCGGCCAATACCGGCGTGGCCTCGATCGAAAGATATTGCGTAATGACCCAATAGTTATGCGGTTCGGCTTCCAGCGCTTCCCGATAAAATTCCCGGGAGGCTTCGTAGGCTTTTCTGCTTTGCTCATGGTTTTTCTCACTGTTTTCCGATGCGGACTGACCTGAGGCAAGCAGAGCATAGGCAATGCCGATGCGTTTTTCGCTGGCGGCACTCATCCCGAAGCGCTCGGCTTTTATCTTGGCGGAAGCCGTCGCTTCCGGTTGTTCGCGCCAGGCTTTCAGTTCGGCCCGGATGGAGCGGCACCGCAATTCGATTTCTTCCCCGCAATCGGCAGGGATGGACGTCTTGATTTCGGATTCTTCATTGGCTCCCACCAATTCGTCGACGCGGTCAAACAGGATATCCAGTTTTGCCCGCATCTGGCGATCTCTAAAGGCCGCAACCTGTTGCTCGAAATCGGAAGGCACGGTTGCATAGGCGACGATGCTGGCCCAGTCGTGCGTTCCGGCCGAATCGGTGCGCAGGCGCTGCCTCAGCTCGTAAATCACCCAACGCGGATCGGCGCCGTTCAGCAAGCGGCTGTAAAGCATTTCGGCCGCAATCGCGGAAGCGCGCATCCATAACGGAAATTGAGAAGCGATCACCCAGGGAATGCCGGCCGCATGCAATTCATGAGCAATACTGCCGCCGGGCGTCAGTACCGATTCGATATTGCCGGAGTCGCAGGTGGCGAGAGAAACCATCGTCGGACAAAATTTCATTTTTCCCGACGCATCACGGGCGGTCAGAGCAATGGCAAGGCGCTCGCCGTCCACCACGTCCTGCTGGCTGTTGAGGTCGCCGCACAGGGCAACCCCGTAGCGTTTGTCGCCCGAGTTTTCCAGAGGAGCGCCGTGCGCCAGAATATGAACGTGGGTGTATTCGGTAGTACTGCAGGCGTCGCGGATTTGTTTCAGGCTGGCATTCGGCAGCACCGTCAGTATTTTTTTGACATCCTCAACGCGTTCCCGGGCCATGCCCCGATTCCTCAACTTGACCCAGGGTTCGATCGCCATCCGCAGTGCATTCAGATGCGCCTGGGCCGGCACCTTGAGGTTGTCCGGTTCGGCGAACGCGAACAGGATGCGCACCGGACGGTTCCACTGGATCGGCAGCGGCGAGCCCCGGCGAATTTGCCGGGTTATCGTGATCGGGGTGCGCGTTTGTAGAAAGAGCGGCGAGCCGGAACTTGGAAACCCGTCCATGCCGATCGCGAATTCGAACGGAATCAAGCCCAATTCGAAGGCCGAAAGAGACAGAGACAAATGCACCAGCCGGCCGCTGTCGCCGACCGCATTGCCCAATTCCGACAACAGCGCCGGAACCTGGCCGAAAACCCGGCCGATCGCTTCGCCCATGTCGCGGACTTCGGCTTGCCGTTGTTCGTCCCGGCCGGGGTCTTTGCCGGATTCGTAGCGCAACCGGCGCAAACGCATCAGCAATTGCCGGTGTTCGAACGGCATCTGGACCGTCACCGGCCCGTCCTCGCCGCATAAGGCGATATAAGGCGTGAGCGGAGAAAGCAATTGATTGTGCGGCGGTCCGGGCCGTAAAAACTCGAGCTTGACTTTCTGGATGGCCTTGTCGGGGGTGGCGTTCATCTTACTTCTCCGGGAATTTTTTTATTTCCAAGGGCTTGCCGGAACCGTCTCCGACCACGTGCGTCAGCCGGCCGACCGCCTTGCCGCCTTCCTCTACGATCGAGACCGCGCTGGTTTGATCCATGACGAACGGTTCGCCTTTGATCCTGGCCTCGTCAAGTCTTTCCATTCGGCCGTTGACGAGCACTTCGTAAACTTCCTTGAAAGATTTCGTATCTTTGAGCATGTCCGGAGTGAACTGCATCAGGCGTATCCAGGTGCCGCTGTTGAAATAGTAGCGCCCATCGGCTATTTCGATGGCGCGTTCCAGATGAGTATGGCCGGTCACGATAAAATCGACGGCCGGCCCGACGGCGGCGGTGACTTGCCGGAAGGTGTCGTCCTGGTCGTCAACAACGAAGGTTTTGTCCTTCGCCAGCCAATCCAGCAGCGCGCGGCGGAGCGCTTCATCCTTGCCGACGCCGGTCATCCAGTCCCAGATCAGTTGCGGGGTGCCCAGAGTGCCGTCGGCCAGCGTCGAAAGCGCATCCTTGTGTCCGATCCGTTCTTCCGCTTCGAGTAACATGGCATCGGCGCAGCCTTCCCCGGAAGCGCGGCCGCTCAACAGGTTCGGCCCCAATAAACCATCGACCGAAAGCGGCACGGCGGCATCGGGCGCGGGCGTCTGAAAGCCTTCCGCCGAAAGGCGCTGGTCGACCTGCTGCCGCCCCTCCACCTTTTCGCCGACGATCGAGATCAATCGGCCGATTTTTTTTATCTGGGAAGGGTCGAGCACCAATAAGGTGCCGATGGCGGCCGACGTTTCCGGCTTGAGCAGGTCGATCCAGGCGAATTTGCGCTTGACCTCGTTCATTACCTCTTTCACCATGCGCGTGCCGGCGTTCGGGTACCATTCGCCGGGATCGAGCGGGCGGCCGGCGTTCAGACGGCGCCCGACTTTCGCCAGGTCTTCGTAGCGGTTGTAATTCCAGGCATCCACTTCGTTGCCGTGCGTGCAATAAACGCGGGCGTTTCCGACCGTGCAGGCATAGCCCGCGCCGGTGGCGGAAAATTCGATCCGTGCCCGGGCGGACAGATCATTTCCGGCCAGCCGCGAAACAATCAGCCGCTGAACGGTAGGAAAAGCGATTTCAATATCGTGATTGCCGATGACGAACACCAGCATGCGGCCGGGCAACCTGACGAAATCGGCAAGCGCCTGCCAGATGCCGGAAAAAGACGGATCCTCCATGATCCGCCGCAGGGTTGCGACCGCTTCGTCGACCGCGACGTAGCCATGAATGTCTTCGGCCAGGGTGTCAAAGACATCGCCGTTCAGAATCAGCCCCACCCGGCCCGAAGGCCGCTGCCGCCCGACCCAGGCAATATAACCGGCCAGACGCCGCGTTTCGCGCAAAATCTGAAAACCCGGCTTGCCGCCCATGTGGATGTCCGAAATGACATGGATTTCGTCATACTCGGGAAATTCGTTCATCGTTTGTCCCTCCTTCGGGAAAGCCGATTCTTGTTCCACCCCGAAGGGTTTAGGATGATAGCGCGATAAATTATAGTCCCATGTCGCGCCGAATGAGGTCCTGCCTGGGCCTGAAAGCCAACAGTCAGGCCGGGTGGACGCGAATCAGCCGAATGTCGACTTCTCTCTCGACATAGCTCCACTCTCGGGAAGCGCGCAGCTCCGCGGTCAAATCGTCAAACAAGGAAGCATCGCCCGGCGCGAATTCGAACCAGGTGAGAAAGTCGAACGGTTCGTTCTCGCTCAAGTCTCGGCAATGGTATAGCCGGCGCGCGATGGCGGGCAGATAATTCAGGCCGGTTTGGATGTGCCTCGACCGGGTTTCCAGAATCTCGCGCCGCTCTTCCTGGGTGAGATTCCACCAGGCGGCATTTTTGCGAATGGGAATCAGGGCGGCACAGACCGCCTCCGGTCTGCCGAGATCCGGCTGTTTTGCGGCCAGCAAGGCTTTCTCGCAACGGGTAAGATAGCGGTCGTAGCTGGTGATGCCGCTGAGCAGCCAGGCGGCGCCCCGGCGTTCGAGAAATTCCTGAGAGCCGATGATGTTCAGTTTTTCGACGGGAGCCAGCGGTTCACCGGTCAGGGTGCGCATCGCGGTAACCTGCCAGGGTCCGGAAATTCCGCCTATAAAGGTGTAAAATCGCGAATTCATGTGATTCCGTCCATTCCAGAAAACTATGCGGCTGGCTTTGTCGTAAAAAGGGAAATGCTCGATTCAAAGGAATGGGTCGACATCTTAGCAAAAAGCGGGATGAACGTAAAAACCACTGCCCATGACGACGAGTTATTGCTTGATGGGAGGCCGGGCGGAAGCAGGAAGCGCAGGATTGTTTTTGAAAACCCGAACCTGTAGATTGTAGGACCGGGCATGTTGTTCGGTGCTCTTGTTTATCTCGCCACGCTGATATGCCATGAAGAACCACCGCCGAAAACCGGACCGGGATTTTGAGCACGCCGCCGAATTTCGGTTTTATGAAGAACTGAACGATTTTCTGCTGCCGGAGCAGAGAAAGCAATCCTTGCCCTATCGCTTCAACGGCCATCCCGGCATCAAGGACCCGATCGAAGTCTTCGGCGTGCCGCATACCGAGGTCGATTTGATCGTCGTCAACGGCATCTCGGTCGGCTTCGGCTACCCATTGCAGGATGCGGATCGAGTGGCGGTGTATCCGGTCTTCGAAGGGATCGATATTTCTCCGATTGTCCGGTTGCGCGACAAGCCGCTTAGAAACACCGCTTTCGTGGCCGACGTCAATCTGGGCAAACTGGCCCGGCTGCTGCGCTTGCTGGGTTTCGATACGCTGTTTGCCAATTCGTTCGACGACCGGGAGATCGCCGCCATTTCGGCCGAGCAAAACCGCATCGTGCTGACGCGCGACCGCCGTCTGCTGTATGCCAAAGCCATTACTCACGGCTACTGGGTGCGTTCGGTCGTGCCGGAACGGCAACTGGCCGAAGTCGTCGAACGGTTCGACCTGTCCGCTCAAATCCGGCCGTTTCGCCGCTGCACCCGCTGCAACGGGTTAATCGAAGCGGTCGAAAAAAATCAGGTTTTAGCTCTTCTGGAACCTAAAACCAAAAAATATTATGACCGCTTTTACCGCTGCCGCGATTGCGGTCAGGTGTATTGGGAGGGCTCTCATGTCGATCATGTCAGGACGCGCCTTGGCCGTTATTTGAGCCGGGAATAGAAGCAAGACGCCTTCTTTTTCTTAATTTACCGATACGTCCGATTCTTACGGAAAAATCCGGTTGATGAAATCGGCGACGCGCCCGATTTCTTCCAGACAGACCGAGTGTTCCATCATGAAGTCGTACCATTCGACCGGGTACTGCATCGCTTTCAATTCGTCGCAGGTTTGCTTGCCGTATTCGACGGCCACCACCGAGTCGAGGATGCCGTGCGCCATCAGGATCGGCGTATTGTCGTTGGCCGGAGCGCGCTCGGTTCTTAATTGTCCGGTTGTCGGCAATAACGTGGACAGAGCGACGATGCCTCCCAGCGCCTCCGAGAATCTCAAACCGGCATGCAGAGCAATGGCGCCTCCCTGGGAGAATCCGGCCAGCAGAATGTTTCGGGAGGGAATGCCTTTGTCGATCTCGTCGCGAATGAGGCGTTCCACCAACTCCGACGAACGGTAAATGCCGGGGATGTCGGGTTCGAGCTTCGGCGCCAGAGAAAAAATATCGAACCAGGCGCGCATTTTCATGCCGCCGTTGATCGTCACCGCCAGCACCGGCGCGTCGGGAAAGATGAAATGGATGTTGGCCTCGGCGTTCAAGCGCAATTCGGGCACGATCCCTTCAAAGTCGTGACCGTCGGCGCCCAGTCCGTGCAGCCAGACGATGCTGTATTTATGTTCCGATTTGGGCTTGATTTCAACGATACTGAGTTTCGAATGCATGGTCTACCTTTGTGATGGATTACCAGAAATTGCCGTTGCATTTGGGCAGGTCGGGATTCATGACGTCCCACGGCTGGGCCTCGGCCGCCCACATGTCCATTTGCGGGCGATAGAAGGCGGGGTCGTCAAGCGTGCCCGCAACCACGGGCCTTAACCGGGGAAAGGCGCTGTTCCGTCCGAACAAAGGGCTGCCGCATTTGGGGCAGAACGCACGGTAGACGGTGTTGCCGCTGTCGGCGACGGTCGGATATTCCATATAACTGCCGCTGACGCGGAGCGCCCGGTCGGGAACGAATAGAAGAGGCTGATAAGCCGAACCGGAAGCTTTCTGGCAAGTTCGGCAATGGCAATTGATCATGCGCACCGGCTCCTCGCTAATTTCATAGCGGACCGCACCGCAAAGGCAACCGCCGGTAAGTGGCCGTTTCATAGTGTTTCCTCAAGCGGGTTAGGAGGTTGATCAAAAACACGAATGGCTCGCACCCTTTGACAAATTTCCGCCCCTCTGTCCAAATGAAGAATGGGACTGTTGCGGCACGGCCTGCCGTCCTTCCTTGAACGGTTCTTCAGATGTAATCTTATTATGATTATAAGACTCCAGTCACGCCGAACCTATCCCGCAAAAGGCGATTAAAAGTCTGCGGCTTGTCTTGTACCGGAGCGTTTCCGGCAGAAATCACGGTACCCAGAGTGAAGAGCCGCCGGTCAGGCGGCGCTGGAGGAAGAATGACCGAACCAGTCCAGACTGTCTTCGGTAGCGCCCACGGGGCGGTATTCCGCGCCGACCCATCCGGAATAAGCCGAGTTCTCGATTGCGGCAAATACTCCGCCGAAATCGATCCGGCCGGTTCCGGGCTGGCCCCGGCCGGGGCAGTCGGCAAACTGGACATGGCCGATCAGACCGGCATGACGGCCGATGAATTCGATGTAATTTTCCGCCATTCTTTCCATATGGTAGATGTCGTATTGCAGAAAAATGCCGGGATGGTCGAGTTCACGCCGGATTGCCAGCATTTGTTCGCCGTTGTGAATGATGAAACCGGGCATGTCGTGCGTATTGATCGCTTCGAATACGGTTTTTATGCCCAAAGGGAAAAAGGTTGCCGCCGCATACAGCAGATTCTGCTTGAAGGTGTCCAGATAAGCCGGCTCCCGCCGCCGGTCGAAACAACGTCCGGGCAGTACGTTGATCGCGGCCGGCTGTAGCCTTTCGGCGTAACGGAGTGCCTCCTTAACCGCCTGCCTGAAACGGGACTGTTTTTCCGGAACGCAGGCGAGGCCTTCTCCACCCTGCATTAAATCGTCCGCGGCAATGTTGAGCAGGACCAGTTTCTGCTTGTGCTCGGATAATTGTTCTTCGATTGCCGCCGGTTCCAGGCTGTAGGGGAACTGAATCTCCACGGCATCAAAGCCGTGGGTCTTCGCCAGACCGAAACGCCGGGGCAGTTCCGCTTCGGTAAAGAGCAGGCTCAGATTGGCGCTGAAGCGCAGCATTCATCGTCTCCGAATAATTTGATCAAGGTCGAGGGATCGTCTTCGAGATAACCGTGGCTGCCGTGCAACTGCATCAATTGCGCGGCCAGCCCCGACATCGGCACGGCATTGCCCAGTTGGCCGGACAAATCCACCGCCATGCTCAGATCCTTCAACAGCGTTTTGACCCGCCATTTGACCGGCTCGAAGGTCCCGGACGCCATTTCCGGGCCGACAATCTGCAAGGGGCGGGAATCGGCGAAACCGCCGGCCAGAGCTTCCGGAATTTTTTCGGCAGCGACTCCGGCCCGTTTCGCCAGCGCCATCATTTCGGCGATGACCAGCACATTGCAGCCGACGATCATCTGATTGCAGATTTTGGTGACCTGGCCGCTGCCGACCTCGCCCATGTGGGTCAACTGCCGGTACAGCGGCGCCAGAACCTCGCGTGCAACGGCAATGTCGGCGGCGCTGCCTCCGGCCATGATCGCCAGGCTGCCTTGTTCGGCGCCGCCGACGCCGCCGGAAACGGGCGCATCGACCCAGCCCATGCCGCACCGGGCGTGCAGCGCGGCCGCCAGTTGCCGCGTCGTTTCGGGATGAATGCTGGATAAATCGATCAGCAGCTTGTCCTGGGCGCCGTTCGGGAGAATGGCCTCGTTGACCACGATTTCGACCGCTTTCGTATCGGCCAGGCACAGCAGCACGACGTCGGAGTCTCTGACCAGATCGGCCATCGAGGCGTAAGCACGGGCGCCCGCCTCGACGACGGCGGCGAGCTTTTCGGGACTGCGATTCCACACGTTGACCGGAAAACCGGCTTCAAGCAAACGCAGGGTCATCGGCTTTCCCATCAGTCCGATGCCGATAAACCCCAGAATTCTATTTTTCGCTGACATAGTCACGGATGAGAGAGTGGATAAAGCGGTGCCGGTTTTGCATCGGAACCGCCGATGCCGGCCAATCGCCGATTTGGAAACGTTGTCAAATTCCCTGATCCAGTTCGGCCAGGATGAATTCCCGATGCCGGACAAACAAAAGCACTCTTTCCTGCAGCAGCCGGAAATCATGAATCAGCGCCGGATAATTGTTGTCGAGCACGTATTGCTCCAGTTTGCCGGCGGGCTCCTCAATCCCCGTCAGACCGCAAAAGCAGGCCGAACCGTGCATTTTATGGACGATGTCCTTGGCCGTTTCATAATGGCCTGCCGACAGGGCCGATTCGATGCAGACGATCTGCTCGGGCAGTTCTTCAAACAATTTTTTGAAGACCGTGAACGCCAGTTTCCGGTTGTTTTTGGTTTTTTCCAGAACGATCCCGATATAATCCGAAGCCGTCAAGGCTTCCGGTTGCTTGAAGTTTTGCATGTGCTTGCCCGATGGCTTGGAATAATGTCTTTTATTTTAATACAATCACCCAAAGAGAGTTGTTCTTGTCCGGAAATTTTATCCGGCTGTTCATATTCGCATTCAACCCTATCGATCCTGATCCGTTCTTGAGGAGTCTTAATGAAAAAATGTCCGTCGTGCGGTCATGAAAGCGATCGCTCGGGAATGAAATGTCCTGTTTGCGGCGCTTATTATTCGAAAATCATCCAGTTGATCGACGAAGAGGAGGAAAAAGAGGAAAGAAGTTCCTTTCGGGGGCGCTGCCGGCGCATCCTGAAATCCGGCAACGTCCGGCAGGAACTGGCCGGCGAGCTGAAATCGGCGTATGCCGATCTGCCTCCCAGGGCCAAGTTCAGTCTTTTCGTGATTTTTATGTTTGTATTCGCGTTGATCGTTTCGGTCCTGTAAGAGAAAAACGACCGTCCGCCGCCGGATTCCGGGGCTCGGATATAAATTCTTGAAAAATCCGTGTATTATTCTCTTTTTATCTATGGAGATTTGAATGCATTACGTGACCTTGATCAAAGGCGATGGTATCGGCCCTTCCATCATGGACGAGGCCGTTAAAGTAATTGACGCCGCAGGCGCAAAGATTCAATGGGAAGAAGCGCACGCCGGCCTTGGCGCCTACGAAAAATTCGGCACGCCGCTGCCGGATGAAACGATGGCTTCTTTCGATAAAACCCGGGTTGCATTCAAGGGACCGTTGACCACGATCGTCGGCGGCAGCGGCTTCCGCAGCATCAACGTGGCGTTGCGCCAGAAATACGAACTCTACGCCAACGTGCGGCCGGCCAAGAGCTGGGCGGGCGTGAAAACCCGTTACGACGACGTCGACATCGTCATCGTCCGGGAAAACACCGAAGGCCTGTACGCCGGGCTCGAACACTTTCTCACTCCGAAAAAGGACATCGCCGAAAGTCTGGCCGTGGTGACCCGCACCGGCTCGGAGCGGATCATCGACTACGCGTTCAAATACGCGCGCGAAAACAACCGTAAAAAAGTCACTGTTTGCCACAAGGCCAACATTCTGAAATACACTCAAGGCCTGTTCCTCGACGTCGCCAGGGAAATCGCGGCGCGTTATCCCGACATCCAGTTCGACGAGAAAATCATCGATGCGGCGTGCATGCATATGGTAATGAACCCGAAGCAGTTCGACGTGGTCGTATGCACGAACATGTTCGGCGACATTCTTTCCGATCTGACCGCAGGGCTCGTGGGCGGCCTGGGCCTGATACCCGGCGCCAACATCGGCAGCGATGCGGCCTTGTTCGAAGCGGTGCACGGCAGCGCGCCCGATATCGCGGGCAAGAATCTGGCCAATCCGACCGCGGTCATCATGGCCGGAGCGATGATGCTGAACCACTTCGGCGAAACCGAGGCGGCGCAAAGAGTCGTCAGAGCCGTTGAAAAAGTCGTCAACGACGGGACGCACGTGACTCCCGACCTGAATTCGAATTCCGGCGCCGGCACGAAAGAAATGGGCGATGCCATTGTCTCGGCATTGGAATGAGTCTTGCTTGAAATTGTCTAATGGTAAAAAGCGGAGGCAGGATCGGCTTGTCAATAAGCCTGAACCGGAAGACGCTTAACTTTTTGCATCCATCTGGGTCGGAAACGATCCATCGTGGGGCAGTCGTGCCCCGCATCCGGTATGAGAGGAATTGAAGATACTTTATGCTAGAAAATTATCGTAAACATGTCGAAGAACGCGCCGCCGAAGGCATCGTGCCGAAGCCGCTCGACGCGCAGCAAACTGCCGCACTGGTCGAACTGATCAAGCATCCTCCGGCCGGGGAAGAGCCATTTTTGCTGGATCTTCTGGCCCATCGGGTTCCGGCGGGCGTCGATGAAGCCGCCTATGTCAAGGCCGGGTTTCTGGCCGCGATCGCCAAGGGAGAAGCCGTCTCTCCGATTTTATCGCCTGCCGAAGCCACCCGTTTATTGGGCACGATGCTGGGCGGCTATAACATCCAGCCTCTGATCGATCTTCTCGATCAGGCCGAGCTGGCGCCGGTGGCGGCGAAGGCGCTGGCGCATACTCTGCTGATCTTCGATGCCTTCCATGACGTCCAGGAAAAAGCCGATGCCGGCAATGCCCATGCGCAGCAGGTGATCCGGTCCTGGGCCGAGGCCGAATGGTTCACCGCCCGGCCAGAAGTTCCCGAAAAACTGACCGTGACCGTTTTCAAAGTGACCGGCGAAACCAATACCGACGACTTGTCGCCGGCGCCCGACGCCTGGTCGCGTCCCGACATTCCGCTGCACGCGAAAGCGATGCTGAAAATGCCGCGCGAAGGCATCACCAATGCGCCGGAGCAGATCGCCGAACTGAAAAAGAAAGGCTTTCCGGTCGCCTATGTCGGCGACGTGGTCGGCACCGGCTCGTCCAGAAAATCGGCGACCAACTCGGTGCTCTGGTACATGGGAAGCGACATCCCGTACATTCCGAACAAGCGCGAAGGCGGCGTCTGCATCGGCGGCAAGATCGCGCCGATCTTCTTCAACACGATGGAAGACTCCGGAGCCTTGCCGTTCGAGTGCGACGTCACCTCGATGGCGATGGGCGACGTCATCGACATTTATCCTTACGAGGGCATGGTCAGGCGTCATGAAAGCAGCGAAGTCGTCTGCCGGTTCCAGTTAAAAACCGACGTGCTGCTCGACGAAGTCCGCGCCGGCGGCCGGATTCCCTTGATCATCGGACGCGGCCTGACCGACCGGGCAAGAAAATCCCTGGGGTTGCCGCCTTCGACCGTATTCCGCCGTCCGGACGCCGTTCAGGACAGTGGACGCGGCTTCACCCTGGCGCAGAAAATGGTCGGCAGAGCCTGCGGCGTTGCCGGCGTCCGTCCGCATACCTACTGCGAACCGCACATGACCACGGTCGGTTCGCAGGATACGACGGGACCTATGACCCGCGACGAATTGAAAGACCTCGCCTGCCTGGGCTTTTCGG from Methylosarcina fibrata AML-C10 harbors:
- a CDS encoding NAD(P)-dependent oxidoreductase; the protein is MSAKNRILGFIGIGLMGKPMTLRLLEAGFPVNVWNRSPEKLAAVVEAGARAYASMADLVRDSDVVLLCLADTKAVEIVVNEAILPNGAQDKLLIDLSSIHPETTRQLAAALHARCGMGWVDAPVSGGVGGAEQGSLAIMAGGSAADIAVAREVLAPLYRQLTHMGEVGSGQVTKICNQMIVGCNVLVIAEMMALAKRAGVAAEKIPEALAGGFADSRPLQIVGPEMASGTFEPVKWRVKTLLKDLSMAVDLSGQLGNAVPMSGLAAQLMQLHGSHGYLEDDPSTLIKLFGDDECCASAPI
- a CDS encoding Hpt domain-containing protein: MQNFKQPEALTASDYIGIVLEKTKNNRKLAFTVFKKLFEELPEQIVCIESALSAGHYETAKDIVHKMHGSACFCGLTGIEEPAGKLEQYVLDNNYPALIHDFRLLQERVLLFVRHREFILAELDQGI
- a CDS encoding isocitrate/isopropylmalate dehydrogenase family protein; this encodes MHYVTLIKGDGIGPSIMDEAVKVIDAAGAKIQWEEAHAGLGAYEKFGTPLPDETMASFDKTRVAFKGPLTTIVGGSGFRSINVALRQKYELYANVRPAKSWAGVKTRYDDVDIVIVRENTEGLYAGLEHFLTPKKDIAESLAVVTRTGSERIIDYAFKYARENNRKKVTVCHKANILKYTQGLFLDVAREIAARYPDIQFDEKIIDAACMHMVMNPKQFDVVVCTNMFGDILSDLTAGLVGGLGLIPGANIGSDAALFEAVHGSAPDIAGKNLANPTAVIMAGAMMLNHFGETEAAQRVVRAVEKVVNDGTHVTPDLNSNSGAGTKEMGDAIVSALE